A region of the Candidatus Zixiibacteriota bacterium genome:
GCACACACACCGAGCCCCAATCCGGCTGTATGTTATGGATTTGCATGGTGGTCAATCTGGTTTGGTTGCTACCATCGCCCGCATTCATCCTGTATATTTCATATTTACCGTCACGAAACGAAGAGAAGGCAATCCGATTACCATCGGGTGACCAGCACGGATCACCATCTTCTGCCGGATTGTTGGTCAGTCTTACCTGGTTTATTCCATCCGCGTTCATGACATAAATCTCATGGTTTCCGTCACGATTGGATTGAAAAGCAATCTTGCTACCATCTGCTGAATACGAGGGCCACCAATTTTCTGTACCAGTGTTTGTCAGTTGTTGAAGATTCGTCCCATCCGTGTCAGCCACACAGATATGATAAATACCACTTATATTTGAATAGAATACAATCTTACTTCCGTCCTGGGACCAATCAGGTCCACCACCGTCAAATGTACCGATGCGGTGCTGATTGTTTCCGTCAGCATCCATCACCCAAACTTCAGAACGATAATTTTCCAGCGGGTACCATCTTGCAAAAGCTATCTGTTTTCCGTCTGGTGACCAGTTAGGATCACCGTCGCAGACGTTTGGAGTATTGGTCAATCGAATTATGTTGCTGCCATTAGCATCCATCACAAATTCAGACCAATTATTGTCATCATAATGGACATAGAAGGCAATCTTTTTTCTGTCGGGAGACCATGCCGGACCGCAATCCCGCCCTGCGTGGTTAGTTAGTTTCTGTATGCCGCTACCATCGGTGTTCATCATATAGATCTCGTTATCGCCGCTGTAAGGCGTGTTGGAAAACAAAATCTTCTCTATAGTGATGGAATCGTTCATTGTACTACTTAATCCATTTTGAAACTGCCCAGCTGTTGCCGTTAAGTCGGATGCATTAATGCTCTCTCCGCCCACCCAAAGCATTAAAACTAACCCCCCCAAAAAAATACTTAACAACCGCAACCATTTGAAATACATTTTAACCTCCCGTGTAGATTTTAATTATTAATTTCTTGCTTTTTCATTGCTGTCAGCTCAATTGACAACTTAGCTGTCACTATTTCATCTCCATATAAATAGTATCGGATAGTAATCTTTCTCCGATAGAAGTATCGAAATCGTTACTCTTATCATTAATAAATCTCATTTTTAGCAATATCATCTTTTCACAATTTATACAGCATTCTTGTATAGAGTTTTACTGGAAACATAAAAAGAGCTTCTCCTGCCTGCCCTCTCCCACTGTTTAAATTTTCGAAAATCTGGACTTAGCATTACTGCAAAGAGAGAGGAAATTCTCCGACTTTTATATCACAAGAAACGTGCCAATAAAATACTGTACGAAACTCCCCTGGTTTTTGTTTAACATATTGTAAATCAATCAACTAACTTTGCCAGAAGATCAGAGGAAATACTCAAAGGCAGTCATTTGCGTATAGATCGACAGAAACAAGCAATAATCGAGATATAGGTTGAATAGCGATATAGACTTAAGATTGGAGCTCTAATC
Encoded here:
- a CDS encoding DPP IV N-terminal domain-containing protein, whose product is MYFKWLRLLSIFLGGLVLMLWVGGESINASDLTATAGQFQNGLSSTMNDSITIEKILFSNTPYSGDNEIYMMNTDGSGIQKLTNHAGRDCGPAWSPDRKKIAFYVHYDDNNWSEFVMDANGSNIIRLTNTPNVCDGDPNWSPDGKQIAFARWYPLENYRSEVWVMDADGNNQHRIGTFDGGGPDWSQDGSKIVFYSNISGIYHICVADTDGTNLQQLTNTGTENWWPSYSADGSKIAFQSNRDGNHEIYVMNADGINQVRLTNNPAEDGDPCWSPDGNRIAFSSFRDGKYEIYRMNAGDGSNQTRLTTMQIHNIQPDWGSVCV